Genomic segment of Helicobacter enhydrae:
AGAATGACTATACATTCAGCCTCGCCCACTTTCTTTTTGCTCTCATCAATCGTTTCCCCAGTAGCCATAATGGCGGATTTTGTTCCTGTATAAAATGAACCAATAGCCGGTGAAGTGACTTGCGAACATCCAATAAACAACAATCCTGATGTGATGAGCGTTCCATAAATCAAAGTTTTCATTTTTTTCCTTCTTTATAGTTTGGGTGCAGGATTTTATAAAAAACCCCAAAAAATGTCAAAAATACATCAAGATAGACTATTCCTATTCCACTCCCTCACAATCTTCTCCACACTCCTCACACTCAGATTGTATTTGTGAGCCAAAAAAACCTTATTATACCCATTATACTCCTCCAAGATTTGCTCCCTCACACTTGGGATCACTTTGGGCACATAGATATTCACCCCTCCATATTTCTTGCAGATTTTCTCCCAACTCATTCCCTCTTTATAACTCTCACAGATCTCTTTGAGCACGCCTCTCATTGTCTCTCCCTTTTGATTTTTTCTAGTCCGATGATGATCTTTGTCTTTTCTTTTGTGCTGCATTCCTCTAGCGTTCTTTTCTTAGTTTGGCGATAGATAAACTCACCAATCATTCCCCTCATTCCCAAATCCTCAAGCAACAAAGCGATCTTTTGATCTTGTCTAGAGCCAAAAAGCATCACTCTCCCTCTGATATCTTTGCCCCTCCCATTCTCATATCCATTTAGACTATCAATCAAAGAGAGGAGTTCCTCTATTCCAAGCTCCTTAGAGCTACTCACCCCAAACCTCACATATAGATAATCCCCCCAAGCTTGAGCACCCTTGATTTCTTTGTATTTTGGGTGGGTGTGGATTTTTCTCAAAAGTGCATTACGATATTGCCTTTGTTTCTCTGTCATTCCTACTCCTTATGATTTCTCTGATTTTTTCAAACATTCCAGCAAGCCTCTCATTTGTGCAA
This window contains:
- a CDS encoding TRL domain-containing protein codes for the protein MKTLIYGTLITSGLLFIGCSQVTSPAIGSFYTGTKSAIMATGETIDESKKKVGEAECIVILGFATGDCSIETAAKSAGIKKVHYVDGESLNVLGIFGKYKVIVTGE
- a CDS encoding phage protein GemA/Gp16 family protein, giving the protein MTEKQRQYRNALLRKIHTHPKYKEIKGAQAWGDYLYVRFGVSSSKELGIEELLSLIDSLNGYENGRGKDIRGRVMLFGSRQDQKIALLLEDLGMRGMIGEFIYRQTKKRTLEECSTKEKTKIIIGLEKIKRERQ
- a CDS encoding Mor transcription activator family protein; translated protein: MRGVLKEICESYKEGMSWEKICKKYGGVNIYVPKVIPSVREQILEEYNGYNKVFLAHKYNLSVRSVEKIVREWNRNSLS